CAGAATGGCTTCGAGAGTGGGTGAAATCGGGTGCAGGTGCCGATGGTCAAGCGACTTTACATTACTCAGCTGAAATTAGTACGGAGCTAAAATCACTATACCGTAAAGCAGCACTATCATGGGTGGACGATCTTCAGAAAAGAAGCCAGCCTGAGCTAGACATGGAAGCAAACGCAATTCAAACTCAATTAGCAGCGATAACAGAGCTAGATCAAATCGCTAATGAAGTGGTTAAGCTCGAAGACCAAGAGAAAGCGGAAGAACAGAGCTTACTCTCTATACTGCCGAGAAATAGCGGTCTTGCAGATCTAGATCTACCGTCAGCTGATGCGGTTTCAGAAAGTCAGATTAAGAGCGTCAAATCTCATGCAGAGCTTCAGAAAAAAACAGAGCAAGAGCAATTGCAGGCTGCATCAGATAGAGGCAGTGATGCAAATGGAGACACAACTGCTGATAGCACAGCAAGTGATGTGCAGCCAAGCCGTCTTGGTGCGCCGCAAGGGGCGGCAGATATGCTGGAGCGTTCAGCGGACCTACTGGTGACCGTACCTGCATTACGCAGCTTCGCAGACAGCCTGTACGCCAAAGCGGAGCGCTTTAAGAACAAGAGCTTTACAATAGCTTTATTCGGAGCGTTCAGCGCTGGAAAATCATCTTTTGCCAACGCGCTTGTTGGTAAATCTGTGCTACCTGTATCACCGAACCCAACTACAGCGACAATTAATAGAATTCTCGCTCCTTTCGGCGACCATGTAGATGGCACAGCATTAGTTACGATGAAGACCCAGCAGGCTTTCGCGGAGGATATTACTCACTCTCTCAAGAGAATCGGCATTAGCCAAGATAAATTGGCGAAGGCTGGCGATAATATTCTCGCTCTGCTTGCTCTTAAGGAGCCAGTATCAGTTAATGAGCTGCATCCCCGTGGGAGACCGCATTTAGCCTTCCTGACGGCCGCAGCCAAAGGCTGGGAGGAATACGGGCCAATGCTTGGGCAGCAGCTTACAGTCCAAGAGGCAGAATATCGAAGGTTTGCAGCGGAAGAGCAGGCTTCCTGCTTCGTTGCGGAAATTGACTTGTTCGTGGACTCTCCGATAACCCGCAGTGGCGCTGTGCTCGTGGACACACCAGGAGCAGATTCAATCAATGCTCGCCATACCGGGGTAGCTTTTCAATATATCAAAAACGCGGATGCGGTTCTGTTCGTAACCTATTATAATCACGCATTCACCGAAGCAGATCGGGAGTTTCTTAATCAGCTAGGTAGTGTGAAGGATGTATTTGAGCTTGATAAAATGTTTTTCGTAATCAATGCAGCCGATCTAGCTTCATCGGAGGAAGAATTGGATTCGGTTCGAGAGCATGTAGGTACACAGCTACTCAAGCACGGCATCCGAAAGCCGAGATTGTTTGCTGTGTCCAGCTTATTGGGCTTGCAGGCGAAGCAATCACGCAGCAAAGATAAGCTTCAGCAATCTGGCATCTCAGCGTTCGAAAGCTCTTTCCGCTCCTTCTCAGAGGAGGAGCTAGGCGGCTTAGCGCTTGCATCAGCTCATAAGGAGCTAGATCGCGTTGATAAACTGCTTGAAGGATGGCTGCAATCTGCTAATGCTGATGCGGCAACGAGAGAAGCGAAGGCACAGCGCTTGCGTGATCAAGCTGAGCGCTGGCGCAGCGAAGGGTCTAATCAGCTTCCTACGACGGCAATCGAGCCCTTACAGCAAGAAATTAGCGAACAGCTGTACCATCTGCGACAAAGGCTGAAATTCCGCTTTAAGGAGCATTTTCAAGGGGCCTTTCATCCTTCCGTGCTGCAGGATGATGGACGTGATCTGAAGAAATTGATTCAGGCTTGCGGAGACGATCTTAAGCGGTCACTGGGCGAGGATTTACTGCAAGAGCTCCGTGCTGCGGGGCTGCGTCTTGAAGGGACGGTTCATACAATGACGGAGAAGGGGCTAAGCCTACTATCAGGCTTAGCGGATATGGAAGGGGAGGGATTTGCTCCCGAGCCTATCGAACGTACGCCGTTAGAGCTCCCATTGCCAGAGCTTTTCACAAAAGGCCCTCATTTTGAGGCCAAACATTTGTGGAGTGCCTTCCGTTCTCCTAAACATTTCTTCGAGAATGAGGGCAGTATAGCACTCAGAGAAGAGCTTAACGAATCGTTGTTTCGAGCGTTAGATTCAACGCTGGATACAACTCGGCTACAGTGGGAGGAAGTATCGACTGCTACGCTGCTGAATGCCATAAAATTAGCCTCGACTGTGTGGTCAGAGCAGCTTGCCTCTTTCGCATTAAGCATGAGTCAAACTCTTATGGAGCCTGGCGAAGAACGATTATTAGCGAATTTACAAGATCAGTGGCGGATAATCAGGCAATAACATTCATATTTGACCCTTTCCCATCGTCTTCTCGAAGGGAAGGGGTTTTTTCTTTGAATGCCTTAGATATCCTTGGATAAACGCACCAAATGGGGGATATTGGGTACGAATAACGACGATTTCGGAGATATCCGTTGCATTGGATGCACTCCATTCCCTAGGTAGCGAACGAACGGCAATTAGGACCATTTAGCGCTGTTGCTGGCTGATAATGATTACGCTAAACTGCCGTAGAAAGCAGTGAGGAGGGAACCATTTTTGGATATTTTTCGGGCATTGAAATCGTATTATTGGCAAGACAAAGGCCTTCTCTTGGGCTCCGTGCTCGGCTTGGCTATTGCCACCGCGCTCGGCTTAGTGTACCCGCTGCTTCTTAAGACGCTAATCGACGATATGATTATTCCAGAAGAATTTTCAGGCGTACTTAAGCTGTCGTTAGTAGCTGTTGGCATTATTGTTGTGAAGGCTGGTTTTCAGTATGTACATGGCTTTAGCGGGGGGCGTTTGGGAAATCGTCTTGCTTATCGATTAAGGAATGCCTGCTACGAGAAGCTGCAGCAATTGTCCTTTTCGTATTACGACACAGCAAAAACGGGAGACCTAATGTCACGGCTAACAGCGGATATCGAAGGAATTCGGATGTTCATCGGCTTTGGATTTGCGCAATTGCTTAATACTGCATTTCTATTAGTGTTCGGCTTCTCGATGATGTTCTACATTGATTGGACGATAACGCTGATTACAATAGCCATTGTCCCCGTGCTAGCAGTCATCGCAATTAAATTTGAGCAAAACATTCATCCCGTGTTTCGTGCCATTCGCTCTGCGGTTGGAAGACTGACAGTAAGAGTGCAAGAGAATGTTACAGGTGTAAGAACGGTTAAGTCATTTGCTAGAGAGCATTTCGAAATCAAGAAATTTGTTAAAGAAAACGAGGAATACCGCGACAATCATCTTGAGCTAGCCAATGTATGGGCAAAATATTTTCCGGTTATCGAGCTTATTGCAAACCTGAGTCTTGCTTCCTTGTTACTAGTAGGTGGATGGCGTGTCATTAATGGTGTGTTGTCCTTGGGAGATTTGGTTGCGCTTACGGGTATGCTCGGTTTAATCATTGCTCCTCTATGGACACTTGGATTCCAGATTAATGCGTACACACAATCGAAAGCTTCAGGGGAACGTTTACTTGAGCTGCTTAATCAACCGATTTCGGTGAAAAATGTTGCCGATAGCCTTGTACTGGACGAGGAAGCCGTGAAAGGAAACATTCGTTACGATGATGTTAGCTTTCGCTTTTCCAACAGGGACGATTTGCCCTCCGCATTGCTTGGTTTTAATCTAGATGCTCCTGCAGGCTCGGTAATTGGCTTCCTGGGGGGCACTGGCTCTGGAAAATCAACAGCTGTCGGCTTACTGATGCGCTCCTACGATGTGGGAGAAGGCTCGCTTACGCTTGATGGGGTTGATGTGCGTCACATTGAGCTAGCAAGCTTACGACGTCAAATCGCCATTGTCTTCCAGGAATCATTCCTGTTCTCAACAACGATTAAAGAAAATATTAGTTATGGCTGTCCTGATGCAAGCATGGAGGAAATCGTTGAGGCTGCTCGTTTAGCACAGGCAGATGGGTTCATCAGCGAGCTTCCACTCGGCTACGATACGATAGTAGGAGAGCGTGGTATGGGGTTATCTGGCGGTCAGAAGCAACGTATTGCCATCGCACGTGCATTGCTTAGCAAGCCGAAGATCCTAATTTTAGACGATGCAACCAGCGCGTTAGATATGGAGACGGAGCATGAGATTCAAACAGCGATTCGGAAGGTCATGGCCGGCAGAAGCGTGTTCATGATTGCTCATCGCATCTCAACCTTACGTAATTCAGATGAAATTATTGTTCTGGACAGAGGTCATACGATTCAGCGTGGAAAACACGATAAACTCATAAAGCAGCCTGGGCTTTATAGAGAAACCTATCGCATTCAATATGCCGATCGACCAGAGGAATTGGATCAACCTCCGGTACGTTCCGATAGGAATAGCTCAGCAGAGAGTCGGGTGACGGGATGAGTCGCAAGTTCGTATACCAGGACGATGAATTAATCGAAAAGCCGTTTAACTGGAAGCAGATCGGTAGACTTTTCGCTTATGTTAAGCCTTATAAAACAGCGTTTAGTAAAGTTGTTTTCGTCATGACCGTGTTTGGGATGTTATCTAGGCTTGCCATTCCTTTTCTAATGGGTGTGGCTATCGATCGAGCCATTAGTCCGAAGCATGGAAACAGTAGCCTTTCCTTGTTATATATAATAGTTGGCGCAATGCTCCTCATGTATGGTATGAGGTGGTGGGCACAAAGGTACACGATTCAGAAGACGAACGAAATTGGACAAAAGGTTATTTTTGATCTTAGGGCGGCTTTATTCCGTCACATACAGTCACTTTCATTCCGATTTTTCGATAAGCGTCCAGCGGGCTCTGTGCTAGTAAGGGTAACGAACGACGTTAACTCGCTACAGGACATGTTCACCAACGGAGTAATCAACTCAGCGATCGATATCGTACAATTACTGGGGATTACCGTTATTCTTCTTTTCTTGTCACCCAAGCTGGGTCTAGCTATTATGATCACTGTTCCGATTATGTTTCTTGTTTCATCGGCGCTTCGCAAAAAAATCCGTATGGCCTGGCAGGTTGTTCGGATTAAGCAATCTCGAATTAACTCCCATTTGAATGAGAGCATTCAGGGGATTCGGGTCACACAAGCGTTCGCACAGGAAAAAGAAAATATTGGTTATTTCGAAAAAATGAATAAAGGCAGCATTCAGTCATGGAACATTGCTTCTGCCCTTAATCAATTGTTCGGACCTGTTATCGAGATTACCTCTGCGGTCGGAACCCTTATATTACTGCTCTATGGAACTTATCTAATCCAGTCCGAAGCAATAACAGTAGGTATTCTTATCGCCTTTATCACTTATGTAGGAAGCTTCTGGGAGCCTATTAATAGGCTCGGAAACATGTATTCTCAATTGCTTATCTCGATGTCCTCAGCCGAACGAATTTTTGAATTCATGGATGAGAAGCCGGCAGTACCTGAGAAGGAAAATGCGACTATCCTCCCAGAAATTCATGGTGATGTTCGACTTGAGAATGTGAGCTTCGGTTATGAAGCTGATCGACCTGCTCTTCGTGGTATCAATCTCGATATTAAAGCGGGCCTATCTGTCGCGCTAGTTGGACACACCGGATCAGGGAAGAGTACGATAGTTAATTTACTTTGCAGGTTTTACGATACGGTCGAGGGTCGTGTGCTGCTAGATGGAATTGACGTACGCGACGTTACCATTGAAAGCCTTCGCTCCCAAATCGGAATTGTGCTGCAGGACACCTTTATCTTCTCAGGAACGATTAGGGACAATATCCGTTATGGCAGACCAGGCGCGACTGATGCGGAAATAGAGGCAACTGCGCGATCTGTCAGAGCTCATGATTTTATAATGGATTTGCCTAATGGCTATGATACAGAGGTAGAGGAGAGAGGGAATGCTCTCTCTGTGGGGCAGCGTCAGCTGTTATCCTTCGCTAGGGCGCTGCTTGCCAACCCGCGTATTCTCGTGCTGGATGAAGCAACTGCGAGCATCGACACAGAGACAGAGCTGCGAATACAAGAGGCACTTGCTACATTGCTTAAAGGCCGGACTTCCTTTATTGTAGCCCATCGTTTATCTACAATCCGACATGCTGATCGTATTGTCGTACTGGATCACGGAGAAATTGTTGATCAAGGTAATCATGATGAATTAATGAAGCGTCAAGGTCATTATCGGAATTTGGTTGATGCGCAATATCGGTTTTTATCTGCATAATTTGGAAGCGACAATTATAAAAATCCGTTCAGCTGGCGTTTCGACAAGCCTTCTGGACGGTTTTTGTTTATGTGCGCGCCTAGCCAAGCTAGGCACAACTAGCCGGTGAAAGTCCGGTCGAGGTAAGAGCCAAGTCGCCTCGTAGCTGACGGGCATCTGGTGGAGAGATCCTAAGGCTGAAGCCCCGTGACAAAGTAGCTCCGTAAAGGAGTGCGAGCAAAACAGCAGGCCGTAACATCAAGTGAATCCTGCCGCATCGTCAAAAAAGACCTGAAAAGGACAAGAGGGAGTCGAGTCCCGGTGTTATGGACGAAGACCATGGAACGCGTGAAGCCCTTGGAAGTGCAACGCGGAAGAACCCTCCGGTGTACGGGGATCGGCATGCTAGGAAAGTTGTGTTTGGAACTAGGGATATCCTACTTCGCACGAAGTTTTTTTTTCGTAAGGAGCGGACCTATAAGCCCGAAAGGTGAAATGGCGAGCTGCGAGAAGGAAGTCGGAGGGGGCAGTATTACCGATGAAATGAGGACAACAAAACCTCATGGAGGGAAGAGCCCCTGCTTTGTTCAAGCAAGTTGAGGAGGTACGAGTGAGTGAATGCAGTCAAACCTGCTAACTACGCCAAAGTAAAAGCTCAAGAACTTCAAAACAAGCTATATCTTGCCGCCAAGGAAAATCCGAAAAGAAGGTTTCATGCCCTCTACGACAAAATTTATCGGGAAGATATCCTGTGGGAAGCTTGGAGACGAGTAAAAGGCAACAAGGGCAGTGGAGGTGTCGATGGAATGACCATCGACCAAATCGTAAAGGTGCATGGGGAAGAACAGTTCGTCGAAGAAATTCGCAGACAATTAACTACAGGTGTATATCATCCGCTACCGGCAAGGAGGAAAGAGATACCTAAGCAGGACGGAAAGCTTCGTCCGCTCGGTATTCCTGCTGTCGTCGACCGCGTTGCGCAAATGGCAACGAAACTTGTAATTGAGCCAATCTTTGAGACGGACTTCAAGGAATGCTCTTATGGATTCCGCCCAAAACGAGATGCCAAAGGAGCAATCCGCCACATTCGACGTGCCGTTAAGAAAGGCGTCTACTGGGTAGTGGATATTGATATCGCCGGGTACTTCGACAACATTCCGCATGAGAAGTTGATGAAGCTTGTGGAGCAACGAATAAGCGACAGAAGGATACTCAAACTCATACGGAAATGGCTGAAGGCAGGCTTCGTAAAAGATGATCAGTTCTACGAAACCGACCTCGGAAGCCCTCAGGGTGGCGTGATTAGTCCATTACTTGCAAACATCTATCTGAACTATCTCGACACGATTTGGGAGAACAAATTCACTGAACTTGGCACACTCGTCCGCTATGCGGACGATCTTGTTATCCTTTGCAAAACCAAGGAAGAAGCGCTGAAGTCAATCGACGTATTGAAAGCAGTATTCGGAAAAACTCGAACTACAGATGAATACGTCCAAGTCCAAACTTATTAACCTATGGAATGATAAGTCGGGATTTGATTTTCTGGGCATGCATCACCGAAAAATCCCGAAACAGGTCAAGGGAATAGAACGTTATATTCTGCGAAGCTACCCCTCGAAAAAAGCCATGAAGAAAATGAAAGAGAAGGTAAAGGAAGTCACTGAGCCGCGTAACCGACTATTTTGGACAATGAACAGAATGGTTGACGAACTCAATCCGAAAATACAGGGTTGGAGGAACTACTACGCTATGGATACCTTTGCTGATCTGTTTCTAAATAAAATCGACTGGTATATTCTAAAAAGATTGACATTGTTTTGGAATAAGAAACGCAATCGTCGTAAGAAGCATAGTCATTCCAGAATAGCGGGCATTGTTGCCCAGCACTCTGGACTAAAGAAACTCGTTGGATAGGAAAGTACCGTAACGCGGAAGAAAGAAGAACATCGGAAAGCCGGATGAGGGAAAACCTCACGTCCGGTTTGATGCAGGGGGAGCTGGAAAATTAAAAGGAGGGCTTCCGCCCCCCAATGAAAATTTCAGTTCTCTACTCTACGGTTATAAGGTATAAACTTCAATGTCTATAACGTCATCTGAACTCTCATACATGGGCCTGATTTGAAAATTGTCGAGAGAACCGTTATCGTTGTAAGAAGTAAAGAAACACGGATAGGAATGAACGAAGTAAATGAGATAGGGGGAATTAACATGAAGTCATCTTCCTGGCTATGGCGGACCGTAGGCGGAACGACCTTGATATGTCTGATTATTATGCTTACGGGATTTGGTTGGGCATTGAAGGACACATGGTTTCCTAAGTCCAATCTGACTTTACCTGAAGCTTCGAAGCCTGAAGTGGCGACGGGAGGCGACTGGAGCGCCAAGAAGGAGCTTTACATCAC
This portion of the Cohnella abietis genome encodes:
- a CDS encoding dynamin family protein, which encodes MTQIDTLAPPVSLQSSNITEFRQALEQMSTRVASHGDTVQAEKYLELSEKLRIGRLTVAFCGHFSAGKSTLVNAICGAALLPSSPIPTSANVVTVVNGQPSAEMVFRDSNGDLHPSRNIPVEQLHNFAIDGEGVTSIQVSYPIPLLGDRMAIVDTPGVDSTDGAHRAATESALHLADVVFYVTDYNHVQSEVNFRFLRSMARWGKPTYLIVNQIDKHREDQIAFTAFQESLRLALSNWGIQPAATLFLSLREKDHPLSQWELLINLFKELQPLATPLMLRSAERSASHLAEQYREALHVQNEAQRELLLSKLGDQEEAELRANKRNDLTQQLEENQSTGDRRRQRVRVELDKLLNNANLTPAETREHARAVLEAMQPGFKAGWLASAAKTEAERATRLERLATDFNRQVSAHVSGHLKDILRKEAAQSDLVGDALETTLTVCFKAVTTEWLREWVKSGAGADGQATLHYSAEISTELKSLYRKAALSWVDDLQKRSQPELDMEANAIQTQLAAITELDQIANEVVKLEDQEKAEEQSLLSILPRNSGLADLDLPSADAVSESQIKSVKSHAELQKKTEQEQLQAASDRGSDANGDTTADSTASDVQPSRLGAPQGAADMLERSADLLVTVPALRSFADSLYAKAERFKNKSFTIALFGAFSAGKSSFANALVGKSVLPVSPNPTTATINRILAPFGDHVDGTALVTMKTQQAFAEDITHSLKRIGISQDKLAKAGDNILALLALKEPVSVNELHPRGRPHLAFLTAAAKGWEEYGPMLGQQLTVQEAEYRRFAAEEQASCFVAEIDLFVDSPITRSGAVLVDTPGADSINARHTGVAFQYIKNADAVLFVTYYNHAFTEADREFLNQLGSVKDVFELDKMFFVINAADLASSEEELDSVREHVGTQLLKHGIRKPRLFAVSSLLGLQAKQSRSKDKLQQSGISAFESSFRSFSEEELGGLALASAHKELDRVDKLLEGWLQSANADAATREAKAQRLRDQAERWRSEGSNQLPTTAIEPLQQEISEQLYHLRQRLKFRFKEHFQGAFHPSVLQDDGRDLKKLIQACGDDLKRSLGEDLLQELRAAGLRLEGTVHTMTEKGLSLLSGLADMEGEGFAPEPIERTPLELPLPELFTKGPHFEAKHLWSAFRSPKHFFENEGSIALREELNESLFRALDSTLDTTRLQWEEVSTATLLNAIKLASTVWSEQLASFALSMSQTLMEPGEERLLANLQDQWRIIRQ
- a CDS encoding ABC transporter ATP-binding protein, whose amino-acid sequence is MDIFRALKSYYWQDKGLLLGSVLGLAIATALGLVYPLLLKTLIDDMIIPEEFSGVLKLSLVAVGIIVVKAGFQYVHGFSGGRLGNRLAYRLRNACYEKLQQLSFSYYDTAKTGDLMSRLTADIEGIRMFIGFGFAQLLNTAFLLVFGFSMMFYIDWTITLITIAIVPVLAVIAIKFEQNIHPVFRAIRSAVGRLTVRVQENVTGVRTVKSFAREHFEIKKFVKENEEYRDNHLELANVWAKYFPVIELIANLSLASLLLVGGWRVINGVLSLGDLVALTGMLGLIIAPLWTLGFQINAYTQSKASGERLLELLNQPISVKNVADSLVLDEEAVKGNIRYDDVSFRFSNRDDLPSALLGFNLDAPAGSVIGFLGGTGSGKSTAVGLLMRSYDVGEGSLTLDGVDVRHIELASLRRQIAIVFQESFLFSTTIKENISYGCPDASMEEIVEAARLAQADGFISELPLGYDTIVGERGMGLSGGQKQRIAIARALLSKPKILILDDATSALDMETEHEIQTAIRKVMAGRSVFMIAHRISTLRNSDEIIVLDRGHTIQRGKHDKLIKQPGLYRETYRIQYADRPEELDQPPVRSDRNSSAESRVTG
- a CDS encoding ABC transporter ATP-binding protein; amino-acid sequence: MSRKFVYQDDELIEKPFNWKQIGRLFAYVKPYKTAFSKVVFVMTVFGMLSRLAIPFLMGVAIDRAISPKHGNSSLSLLYIIVGAMLLMYGMRWWAQRYTIQKTNEIGQKVIFDLRAALFRHIQSLSFRFFDKRPAGSVLVRVTNDVNSLQDMFTNGVINSAIDIVQLLGITVILLFLSPKLGLAIMITVPIMFLVSSALRKKIRMAWQVVRIKQSRINSHLNESIQGIRVTQAFAQEKENIGYFEKMNKGSIQSWNIASALNQLFGPVIEITSAVGTLILLLYGTYLIQSEAITVGILIAFITYVGSFWEPINRLGNMYSQLLISMSSAERIFEFMDEKPAVPEKENATILPEIHGDVRLENVSFGYEADRPALRGINLDIKAGLSVALVGHTGSGKSTIVNLLCRFYDTVEGRVLLDGIDVRDVTIESLRSQIGIVLQDTFIFSGTIRDNIRYGRPGATDAEIEATARSVRAHDFIMDLPNGYDTEVEERGNALSVGQRQLLSFARALLANPRILVLDEATASIDTETELRIQEALATLLKGRTSFIVAHRLSTIRHADRIVVLDHGEIVDQGNHDELMKRQGHYRNLVDAQYRFLSA
- the ltrA gene encoding group II intron reverse transcriptase/maturase, which encodes MNAVKPANYAKVKAQELQNKLYLAAKENPKRRFHALYDKIYREDILWEAWRRVKGNKGSGGVDGMTIDQIVKVHGEEQFVEEIRRQLTTGVYHPLPARRKEIPKQDGKLRPLGIPAVVDRVAQMATKLVIEPIFETDFKECSYGFRPKRDAKGAIRHIRRAVKKGVYWVVDIDIAGYFDNIPHEKLMKLVEQRISDRRILKLIRKWLKAGFVKDDQFYETDLGSPQGGVISPLLANIYLNYLDTIWENKFTELGTLVRYADDLVILCKTKEEALKSIDVLKAVFGKTRTTDEYVQVQTY
- a CDS encoding group II intron maturase-specific domain-containing protein, producing the protein MKKMKEKVKEVTEPRNRLFWTMNRMVDELNPKIQGWRNYYAMDTFADLFLNKIDWYILKRLTLFWNKKRNRRKKHSHSRIAGIVAQHSGLKKLVG